One Nicotiana tomentosiformis chromosome 4, ASM39032v3, whole genome shotgun sequence genomic window carries:
- the LOC104112303 gene encoding SUMO-conjugating enzyme SCE1-like, with translation MSGGIARGRLAEERKAWRKNHPHGFVAKPETGADGSVNLMIWHCSIPGKPATDWEDGHYPLTMHFSEDYPSKPPKCKFPQGFFHPNVYPSGTVCLSILNEDSGWRPAITVKQILVGIQDLLDQPNPNDPAQTDGYQLYMQDTAEYKRRVKQQAKLYPALL, from the exons ATGTCGGGCGGAATTGCGCGTGGTCGTCTTGCTGAGGAGAGGAAAGCATGGCGTAAGAATCATCCTCAT GGTTTTGTGGCAAAGCCGGAGACTGGTGCTGATGGGTCTGTCAATTTGATGATTTGGCATTGCTCTATCCCTGGTAAACCTGCT ACTGACTGGGAGGATGGTCACTATCCACTAACAATGCACTTCAGTGAAGACTATCCAAGCAAACCCCCAAAGTGCAAGTTTCCTCAAGGTTTCTTTCACCCAAATGTCTATCCTTCAGGAACAGTATGTTTGTCTATCCTCAACGAGGACAGT GGGTGGAGGCCAGCCATTACAGTTAAACAAATTTTGGTGGGTATCCAAGATTTGCTCGACCAGCCAAATCCCAATGATCCAGCACAAACCGATGGTTATCAGCTCTATATGCAG GATACAGCTGAGTACAAGAGGCGAGTGAAGCAGCAGGCGAAGCTATATCCAGCTCTACTCTAG
- the LOC104107191 gene encoding uncharacterized protein: MQEWLKITFVAVSSGILVLIMIIIIQRRCCPRKRRDSNSERPQNLQNGISKLHTVSLHHLDRDGTKKTNYYVFKQGTTSAKNVFNWSDHPSLVTDAVENGWSRFAFTTYAPSPSVRSARSLLGSCGVGENGSELEVDMNWEICQGSADFMQKIRFNSGLKKLSKSSNLMSASSVIKTSLPLPGPPLGNSSFPQEAYFEITILPYNQEDRELMGKAKEDNIEKIKLIREDSNSKANSESLVHVTSSQRQNGHKKIQESKDNFRSDFIVLSIGLTNGGSLPPKIPGSYSGSIGFNSNGSVFLDGMKLVYESQREEWGKAEKVIGCGYNPSQKKVFFTVDSLLVHEIRCKSEEFGNPLYPTLAANGDILVLVNLGQSVFRYPPANFQRTPNPCFIGPLANSPVLGYEDSKELFSMGRIDAQWLNRSTTTTRSNNNTVNSLKQVLDYDMESEGDLFEIVLDNNSSSRSPNPL; this comes from the exons ATGCAAGAATGGTTGAAGATTACTTTTGTAGCAGTTTCAAGTGGAATTCTTGTTTTAATTATGATCATAATAATTCAGAGAAGATGTTGTCCCCGAAAACGTAGAGATTCAAATTCAGAAAGACCTCAGAATTTGCAAAATGGGATTTCAAAACTTCACACTGTAAGTCTTCATCATCTTGATCGTGATGGTACAAAGAAaacaaattattatgttttcaaacaagGGACAACATCGGCTAAGAATGTTTTCAATTGGTCTGATCATCCATCTTTAGTAACTGATGCTGTTGAAAATGGATGGTCAAGATTTGCTTTTACAACCTATGCTCCATCTCCATCCGTTCGATCAGCTAGGTCTCTTTTAGGATCATGTGGTGTAGGTGAAAATGGAAGTGAATTGGAAGTTGATATGAATTGGGAAATTTGTCAAGGTTCAGCTGATTTTATGCAAAAAATTAGATTCAATTCTGGGCTTAAAAAACTAAGCAAAAGTTCTAATTTAATGTCAGCTTCTTCTGTTATCAAAACTTCTTTGCCTTTGCCTGGACCCCCTTTAGGAAATTCATCATTTCCACAAGAAGCTTATTTTGAGATTACAATTTTGCCTTATAATCAAGAAGATCGTGAGCTTATGGGAAAAGCAAAGGAGGATAATATTGAGAAAATTAAGCTTATTAGAGAGGATTCTAATTCAAAAGCCAATTCAGAATCTTTGGTTCATGTTACAAGTAGTCAAAGGCAAAATGGACATAAAAAAATTCAAGAATCAAAGGACAATTTCAGAAGTGATTTCATTGTGTTATCAATTGGGCTTACAAATGGTGGTTCTCTTCCACCTAAGATTCCAGGCAGCTATTCAGGTTCTATTGGATTTAACTCAAATGGTTCTGTTTTTCTTGATG GAATGAAACTGGTGTATGAATCACAAAGAGAAGAGTGGGGAAAAGCAGAAAAGGTAATTGGTTGTGGGTACAATCCAAGCCAAAAGAAGGTGTTTTTCACAGTGGATTCACTACTAGTACACGAAATCCGTTGCAAATCAGAGGAATTTGGAAATCCATTATATCCAACTTTAGCAGCAAATGGTGACATTTTAGTACTAGTAAATCTTGGACAAAGTGTATTCAGATATCCACCAGCAAATTTTCAAAGGACACCAAATCCTTGCTTCATTGGTCCTTTGGCAAATTCTCCAGTTTTGGGATATGAAGACAGTAAAGAACTTTTTTCAATGGGTAGAATTGATGCTCAGTGGCTTAACAGAAGTACTACTACAACAAGAAGCAATAACAATACTGTCAATAGTTTGAAACAAGTATTAGATTATGATATGGAGTCTGAAGGTgatttatttgaaattgttttggATAATAATAGTTCTTCAAGATCTCCTAACCCTTTGTAG